In methanogenic archaeon ISO4-H5, the following are encoded in one genomic region:
- a CDS encoding phosphoribosylformylglycinamidine synthase II PurL — translation MAAQEHMVKRDAPYDLFDIKIRDATDADLEDISSNLSLGLSLDEMKAVKEYFVKEGRDATDVELQSLGQAWSEHCCYKSSKPVLKEFVFGINRDDVLSRGDAGVMVFDDDYGYALRVESHNHPSAIEPYGGAATGIGGIVRDVICMGAQPIGLADPLCFGYPDRKGEMPPGIKHPRYLMSGVVSGIRDYGNRIGIPTITGGFFFDESYTGNCLVNVCCLGIVKRKDLLNNYASAPGEIMILFGGRTGRDGIHGVNFASKDITATSEDDSRGAVQLGDPITKEPVIHACLELAQKHLVTGMKDLGGGGLSCVVGEMAIEKGCGADVDLDKVPLKESGLAPWEIWVSESQERMMCTVKPENVDKVMAIFDLWDIIATPVAKTTDTGHTRLFWKGEKIFDMDINFLTGGPVYNRPYTQPKVSTKAEEVFPKLPSLNKVLLALLSDPNVASKEWAIRQYDHEVRASTVLRPIVGEPNRGGPGDASVLMPVPGRWKGLAAAVGCNPWFTAADPYRGGMASIDEAYRNVVAVGATPNAFTDCLNFGNPEKPERLGEFREAVHGIGDIAKELNIPIPSGNVSLYNEAPGGVHILPTPMIVCCGLIDDARKAVSADFKKTGSIVFLVGKTADEMGGSLLFRKFGGKGGEVPATDVKRLKDTSDRLLKAMGKELVLSCHDCSDGGLAVAVAEMCISGQVGAELDLSAIEGDDVNVKLFAESTSRWIAEVDGKDVEAFTEIMGDAAVPIGITKDDVLKVKGTRLSVPVEEMRAAWNDPIWNIMGGGAQ, via the coding sequence ATGGCAGCTCAAGAACACATGGTCAAGAGGGATGCCCCTTACGACCTGTTCGACATCAAGATAAGGGATGCCACCGACGCAGACCTCGAGGATATCTCCTCGAACCTCAGTCTCGGACTCTCCCTCGACGAGATGAAGGCCGTCAAGGAATACTTCGTCAAAGAGGGCAGGGATGCCACCGACGTGGAACTCCAGTCTCTCGGACAGGCATGGTCCGAGCACTGCTGCTACAAGAGTTCCAAACCCGTTCTCAAGGAGTTCGTCTTCGGAATCAACCGCGACGACGTCCTCTCCCGCGGAGACGCAGGAGTCATGGTCTTCGATGACGATTACGGCTACGCTCTCAGGGTCGAGAGTCACAACCACCCCTCGGCCATCGAGCCCTACGGAGGTGCCGCCACCGGTATCGGCGGAATCGTCAGGGATGTCATCTGCATGGGTGCCCAGCCCATAGGACTCGCAGATCCCCTTTGCTTCGGATATCCCGACCGCAAAGGCGAGATGCCCCCCGGAATCAAACACCCCCGCTACCTGATGAGCGGTGTCGTCTCCGGAATCAGGGATTACGGAAACCGTATCGGAATCCCCACCATCACCGGCGGATTCTTCTTCGACGAGAGCTACACCGGCAACTGTCTGGTCAACGTATGCTGTCTCGGTATCGTCAAGCGCAAGGACCTCCTCAACAACTATGCTTCCGCTCCCGGAGAGATCATGATCCTCTTCGGCGGACGCACCGGAAGGGACGGAATCCACGGAGTCAATTTCGCATCCAAGGACATCACCGCCACCTCGGAGGACGACTCCAGGGGAGCAGTCCAGTTGGGAGACCCCATCACCAAGGAACCTGTCATCCACGCCTGCCTCGAGCTGGCCCAGAAGCATCTGGTGACTGGTATGAAGGACCTGGGAGGAGGAGGCCTCAGCTGTGTGGTCGGAGAGATGGCCATCGAGAAGGGCTGCGGTGCCGATGTCGATCTGGACAAGGTGCCCCTCAAGGAGAGCGGTCTCGCCCCCTGGGAGATCTGGGTATCCGAGTCCCAGGAGCGTATGATGTGTACCGTGAAACCCGAGAACGTCGACAAGGTCATGGCGATCTTCGACCTCTGGGATATCATCGCCACCCCCGTGGCCAAGACCACCGACACCGGCCACACCCGTCTGTTCTGGAAAGGGGAGAAGATTTTCGACATGGACATCAACTTCCTGACCGGAGGACCTGTGTACAACAGGCCTTACACGCAGCCCAAGGTGTCCACCAAGGCCGAAGAGGTCTTCCCCAAGCTCCCCTCGCTCAACAAGGTGCTGCTCGCCCTCCTGTCCGATCCCAACGTGGCATCCAAGGAGTGGGCCATCAGGCAGTACGACCACGAGGTCCGTGCCTCCACCGTGCTCCGCCCCATCGTGGGAGAGCCCAACAGGGGAGGACCCGGAGATGCTTCCGTCCTGATGCCCGTGCCCGGCAGGTGGAAGGGTCTGGCCGCCGCAGTCGGCTGCAACCCCTGGTTCACCGCCGCCGACCCCTACAGGGGAGGAATGGCATCCATCGACGAGGCATACCGCAACGTGGTCGCCGTAGGTGCGACCCCCAATGCGTTCACCGACTGTCTGAACTTCGGAAACCCCGAGAAACCCGAGAGGCTCGGAGAGTTCAGGGAGGCTGTGCACGGTATCGGCGACATCGCCAAGGAACTCAACATCCCCATTCCCTCCGGAAACGTCAGTCTCTACAACGAGGCCCCCGGAGGAGTTCACATCCTGCCCACCCCCATGATCGTCTGCTGCGGTCTCATCGACGATGCCCGCAAGGCGGTCTCCGCCGACTTCAAGAAGACCGGATCCATCGTATTCCTGGTCGGAAAGACCGCTGACGAGATGGGAGGATCGCTCCTGTTCAGGAAGTTCGGAGGAAAGGGAGGAGAAGTCCCAGCTACCGATGTAAAACGTCTGAAGGACACTTCCGACAGGCTCCTGAAGGCTATGGGCAAGGAGCTCGTACTCAGTTGCCACGACTGTTCCGACGGAGGACTCGCCGTGGCCGTGGCCGAGATGTGCATCTCCGGCCAGGTCGGAGCAGAGCTCGATCTGTCCGCCATCGAGGGTGACGACGTCAATGTCAAGCTGTTCGCCGAGAGCACCTCCCGCTGGATCGCGGAGGTCGACGGAAAGGATGTGGAAGCATTCACCGAGATCATGGGCGATGCGGCAGTACCCATCGGAATCACCAAGGACGATGTGCTCAAGGTCAAGGGAACCAGGCTGTCCGTCCCCGTCGAGGAGATGAGGGCGGCGTGGAACGATCCCATCTGGAACATCATGGGAGGCGGTGCTCAATGA
- a CDS encoding phosphoribosylformylglycinamidine synthase PurS yields MTVIDIRIELKKGVADPEGTNTKKTLESLGFKGIQSVKSVKMFEIELDLPEKEAVAAGEEYCRKLLANPVVQSYKVTVR; encoded by the coding sequence ATGACAGTAATCGACATCAGAATCGAGCTCAAGAAGGGGGTCGCGGACCCTGAGGGAACCAACACCAAGAAGACCCTGGAGTCTCTCGGTTTCAAAGGTATCCAATCCGTGAAGTCTGTGAAGATGTTCGAGATCGAACTGGACCTTCCCGAGAAAGAGGCGGTCGCCGCAGGTGAGGAATACTGCAGGAAACTCCTCGCCAACCCTGTGGTACAGAGCTACAAAGTCACCGTGAGATGA
- a CDS encoding tRNA methyltransferase complex GCD14 subunit — protein MAFQEGEQLYLQGEDGKRYWFRYAPGMIKLGGMGAIDGSRLKDLEDGDAVDIVGRRFNVFRPGVIELIESLDRGAQIITPKDASAIIMECNVRAGSRVIEVGAGSGGLTTALLSAVAPTGHVHTVEFKEQNAEKALKNVKRVGLDQYWSYQIGDAREVPVEFDDADVLTTDMPDVENAFDNLIPHLRNGGRICVYVPNMNQLEKAVNGLRERGFTDIRSMEIIRRGMEVHPGGVRPSFEMLGHTGYLTFARKRSV, from the coding sequence ATGGCATTCCAGGAAGGCGAACAGCTCTACCTCCAGGGAGAGGACGGCAAAAGGTATTGGTTCAGGTATGCCCCCGGCATGATCAAGCTCGGCGGCATGGGTGCCATCGACGGCAGCCGTCTCAAGGATCTGGAGGACGGCGACGCCGTCGACATTGTCGGCAGGCGTTTCAACGTCTTCCGCCCCGGTGTGATCGAGCTCATCGAATCCCTGGACCGCGGGGCACAGATCATCACCCCGAAGGATGCCAGCGCCATAATCATGGAATGCAACGTCAGGGCCGGCTCCCGCGTCATCGAGGTCGGGGCCGGTTCCGGCGGTCTCACCACCGCCCTTCTCAGCGCCGTGGCTCCCACAGGACATGTCCACACCGTGGAGTTCAAGGAGCAGAATGCGGAGAAGGCCCTGAAGAACGTGAAGCGTGTCGGTCTCGACCAGTATTGGTCATATCAGATCGGCGACGCCCGCGAGGTACCTGTGGAATTCGATGATGCCGATGTGCTAACCACAGATATGCCAGACGTCGAAAACGCATTCGACAATCTGATCCCCCACCTCCGCAACGGAGGCAGGATTTGCGTCTACGTGCCCAACATGAACCAGCTGGAGAAGGCGGTCAATGGACTCCGCGAGAGGGGTTTCACAGACATCCGTTCCATGGAGATCATCCGCCGCGGAATGGAGGTCCACCCCGGAGGAGTGAGGCCCTCATTCGAAATGCTGGGACATACGGGATATCTCACTTTTGCCCGTAAACGCTCGGTCTGA